One stretch of Pontiella desulfatans DNA includes these proteins:
- the modB gene encoding molybdate ABC transporter permease subunit yields the protein MIALSPTEVSAIWLSLKVAMGVALATTVPAVLLGWLMARREFRGKILVESLIHAPLVIPPVVTGYLLLIVFGRHGAIGKWLAEVFDIRLVFTWQGAVLASAIVALPLAVRSVRLAVSLVDRRLEEAALTLGYSPFRTFMKVTLPLAWPGILGGILLAFSRSLGEFGATITFAGNVEGSTQTLPLAIYSALQVPGEENVAMRLVVASLVLCFASLLLSEVLTRRAKYKLGVRRDS from the coding sequence ATGATTGCCCTCAGCCCAACCGAAGTTAGCGCCATCTGGCTTTCGCTGAAAGTCGCGATGGGCGTGGCGCTGGCCACCACCGTCCCTGCGGTGCTGCTGGGCTGGCTGATGGCGCGGCGCGAGTTCCGCGGCAAGATCCTGGTTGAAAGCCTGATCCACGCGCCGCTGGTGATTCCGCCGGTGGTCACCGGCTACCTGCTGCTGATCGTGTTCGGCCGGCATGGCGCCATCGGGAAATGGCTGGCGGAGGTGTTTGATATCCGCCTGGTCTTCACTTGGCAGGGGGCGGTGCTGGCCTCCGCCATCGTGGCGCTCCCGCTGGCGGTGCGCTCGGTGCGGCTGGCCGTTTCGCTGGTTGACCGGCGGCTCGAAGAGGCCGCGCTGACGCTGGGCTATTCGCCGTTCCGTACCTTCATGAAGGTCACGCTCCCGCTCGCGTGGCCGGGCATTCTCGGCGGCATCCTGCTGGCCTTTTCCCGCAGCCTGGGCGAGTTCGGCGCCACCATCACCTTTGCCGGCAACGTGGAAGGCTCCACCCAAACGTTGCCGTTGGCCATCTATTCCGCCCTGCAGGTTCCCGGCGAGGAAAACGTGGCGATGCGCCTCGTGGTGGCATCGCTGGTGTTGTGCTTCGCCAGCTTGTTGCTTTCAGAAGTTTTAACGCGAAGGGCCAAATATAAACTAGGCGTGAGACGTGATTCGTGA
- the modA gene encoding molybdate ABC transporter substrate-binding protein, which produces MKTLPTILSALCIALQVRADFTVFAAASTTDVLKELAASHKEQGGEPVRFNFASSGALARQIDAGAPADLFVSANAKWMDWLETQSACRKETRFDLAANSLVMVAPPGSSLAFDGTISGRVAVGDFKSVPAGMYAKEALEHLGWLETWRPNLVPTSSVRTALLYVQRGEVAAGIVYATDAQAAGHLEVVGTFPAEAHSPIVYPVAAISGNKAALQFLDFLKTAKAKAILKKHGFADPEKTNHKDSKSTKKSGTKPSCTSCLSGERK; this is translated from the coding sequence ATGAAAACACTACCGACAATTTTGTCCGCTTTATGCATCGCCCTGCAGGTCCGGGCGGACTTCACGGTGTTCGCCGCGGCGAGCACCACGGATGTTTTGAAAGAGCTGGCGGCCTCCCATAAGGAACAAGGGGGGGAACCCGTACGGTTCAACTTTGCCTCGTCCGGCGCGCTGGCCCGGCAGATCGATGCGGGGGCGCCGGCCGACCTGTTTGTTTCGGCCAACGCCAAATGGATGGACTGGCTCGAAACCCAGTCCGCCTGCCGGAAGGAAACCCGGTTCGACCTCGCGGCCAACAGCCTGGTGATGGTGGCCCCGCCCGGGTCATCGCTGGCGTTCGACGGCACGATAAGCGGCCGGGTTGCGGTCGGCGATTTCAAGAGCGTGCCCGCCGGCATGTATGCGAAGGAAGCGCTTGAGCACCTGGGCTGGCTGGAGACATGGCGCCCCAACCTGGTGCCGACCTCCTCGGTGCGGACGGCGTTGCTCTATGTCCAGCGCGGAGAGGTTGCCGCAGGTATCGTATACGCCACCGATGCGCAGGCCGCTGGCCACCTTGAGGTGGTTGGAACCTTCCCCGCCGAAGCGCACAGCCCCATTGTCTATCCCGTTGCGGCGATCTCGGGAAACAAGGCGGCCCTTCAATTCCTGGACTTCCTGAAAACCGCCAAGGCCAAGGCCATCCTGAAAAAGCACGGCTTCGCAGATCCTGAAAAAACAAACCACAAAGACTCCAAGTCCACCAAGAAAAGCGGCACAAAGCCTTCGTGTACTTCGTGCCTTAGTGGTGAAAGAAAATGA
- a CDS encoding DUF2490 domain-containing protein, whose product MKVIILRSIAIAAACGITIANAWDGRENAVWLEGGIKGALGETLDVKVIEQVRYQETDFDFYYRHSEVCLPWKFARGWSLAPAYRYVTITKNGSSTSMPSGHLNLCNTSALSGLDLISRLRIFFADLDGADDRTDFRPKLALIPAKGWTALKLKPYAENEMMINLDDGRFYLNRLTAGIKCAPAKHLALCAFIGQDLVENSAQSGWNERYNYGMVACMGF is encoded by the coding sequence ATGAAAGTCATCATCCTGCGGTCCATCGCGATCGCTGCGGCATGCGGCATCACAATAGCCAACGCCTGGGACGGGCGAGAAAACGCCGTCTGGTTGGAGGGCGGCATCAAGGGAGCCCTCGGGGAAACCCTGGATGTGAAGGTGATCGAGCAGGTCCGCTACCAGGAGACCGATTTCGACTTTTACTACCGCCATTCCGAGGTCTGCCTGCCGTGGAAGTTTGCCCGGGGCTGGAGTCTGGCCCCGGCCTACCGCTACGTGACCATCACCAAAAACGGAAGCTCCACCTCCATGCCAAGCGGACACCTGAACCTGTGCAACACCTCCGCGTTGTCCGGGCTGGATCTGATAAGCCGGTTGCGGATCTTTTTTGCGGATCTCGACGGCGCGGACGACCGGACCGATTTCCGCCCGAAGCTCGCGCTGATCCCGGCCAAAGGCTGGACTGCCTTGAAGCTCAAGCCCTACGCCGAGAATGAAATGATGATCAACCTCGACGATGGACGTTTCTATCTCAACCGCCTGACCGCCGGGATCAAGTGCGCGCCGGCGAAGCACCTCGCCCTCTGCGCGTTCATCGGGCAGGATCTTGTCGAAAACAGCGCGCAGAGCGGTTGGAACGAGCGCTACAACTATGGCATGGTTGCCTGCATGGGCTTTTGA